A section of the Methanosarcina mazei S-6 genome encodes:
- the hemL gene encoding glutamate-1-semialdehyde 2,1-aminomutase encodes MVSEITLEKSRQMYEKAKTLIPGGVSSPVRAIKPYPFYTASANGSKIRDLDGNEYIDYCLAYGPAILGHNHPVIKEAIRQQLDRGWLYGTPTELEVTLAEKVASYYPSIDMLRFVSTGTEATMSALRLARGFTRRNKFIKIEGGFHGAHDAVLVKAGSGATTLGEPDSLGIPADFTKHTLQAPYNDIETMTSLVEKNRDDLAAVIIEPVLGNIGPVLPLPGYLEELRKLTEENDVLLIFDEVITGFRLAMGGAQEYFGVVPDMTTLGKIVGGGLPIGVFGGKREIMEMIAPSGAVYQAGTFSGSPCSVAAGIAMVDYLNEENIHAKLNSAGDYMRAALSEIVEDEGLDYHVCGIASMFKIFFGDEPHNYQEVLKCDKEGYLAFFHRMLASGVFLPPSQFETNFISAVHSDEDIEKTLEAYSENL; translated from the coding sequence ATGGTATCTGAGATTACACTTGAGAAGTCCAGACAGATGTATGAGAAAGCAAAAACCCTTATTCCGGGCGGGGTTAGCAGCCCGGTAAGAGCTATCAAGCCCTATCCTTTCTATACCGCTTCTGCTAATGGTTCGAAGATAAGGGACCTTGACGGAAACGAATATATTGACTACTGCCTTGCCTACGGACCTGCTATCCTCGGGCACAACCATCCTGTCATAAAAGAAGCAATCAGGCAGCAGCTTGACAGGGGATGGCTTTACGGGACCCCTACCGAGCTTGAAGTAACCCTTGCAGAAAAGGTTGCAAGCTACTATCCAAGCATTGACATGCTCCGTTTTGTGTCTACAGGTACGGAAGCGACTATGAGTGCCCTCCGCCTCGCACGCGGCTTTACGCGCAGGAACAAATTCATCAAGATTGAAGGCGGGTTTCACGGAGCTCATGACGCCGTGCTCGTAAAAGCAGGTTCAGGGGCAACAACCCTTGGAGAGCCTGATTCTCTGGGCATCCCTGCAGATTTCACGAAACACACCCTGCAGGCTCCTTATAATGATATTGAGACGATGACCTCGCTTGTGGAAAAGAACAGGGACGACCTTGCAGCAGTGATCATAGAACCTGTACTCGGAAATATAGGCCCTGTGCTGCCACTTCCGGGATACCTCGAAGAGCTCAGGAAACTCACGGAAGAAAACGATGTACTTCTCATTTTCGATGAAGTTATTACCGGTTTCAGGCTTGCTATGGGCGGGGCACAGGAATATTTCGGAGTCGTGCCTGACATGACCACTCTTGGAAAGATTGTGGGCGGAGGTCTTCCAATCGGTGTCTTCGGAGGAAAGCGTGAAATTATGGAAATGATTGCACCTTCCGGAGCTGTTTATCAGGCAGGTACATTCAGCGGTAGCCCATGTTCAGTGGCTGCTGGCATTGCCATGGTCGATTACCTGAATGAGGAAAATATTCATGCAAAGCTAAATTCAGCCGGCGATTATATGAGGGCTGCACTTTCGGAAATCGTTGAGGACGAAGGGCTTGACTACCACGTATGCGGAATAGCTTCCATGTTCAAGATCTTCTTCGGGGACGAGCCGCATAATTACCAGGAAGTCCTGAAGTGTGATAAAGAGGGTTACCTTGCTTTCTTCCACAGGATGCTTGCAAGCGGGGTTTTCCTGCCTCCTTCACAGTTTGAGACCAACTTCATATCAGCAGTCCACAGTGACGAGGATATTGAAAAGACCCTTGAAGCTTATTCGGAAAATCTCTGA